The genomic stretch ATTAAAAGTGGCAGCTACCTCGTCCTGAATATTTCGGTACATGCGAGCAATACCGTCCAGTCGTTTCCCAAATTTTAAAGTTTTCTTTTTGAAGACCAAGTTGTTATCCGTCTCTACTTCTTTAATAGAATACTTCGGAAAAAACTCTGGGTCATACTTTAGACTAGCTATTTCCAAGGCCGGAAAACCAAGACTCGCACCTCTGGTTCCAGCACCAAGCTCAGACATGATACTTAAAAATTGTAGCTTTTTTGCCATATAGTGTGATTTTGAGATTGCAAAGGTAAATAAAGAGTGCTCATCGCAATACAGTACCCAGTATATGTTATTACAATACTTAGCAAGTGCTTTCTAACCAACTCAGATTCGGGTAAAGTTTTAACACACATGATAAGATCAAACTGGACACTAAATATATTTTTGCTCCGTTTTACGAAGGCCTTTAAACTAAAACCTCATTGATGAAGAACCTTATTGTGGCTCTTTTTTTTGTCACTCCTTTTTTTAGCCTAGCCCAAAAAATAACTATAAGTGGTTATGTAGAAGATGGTAGCAGCAAAGAGCGCCTAATTGGTGTGAATGTATACTTGGCAGGAACCCAGCATGGCACCACCACTAATACCTACGGCTTTTATTCCTTAACCGTCCCCAAAGGAGAATACTCCATACATGCTTCCTATATTGGATATACTGGCTCAAGCCAATCCTTTATTCTAAAAAAGGATACGGTCATTGATTTCAGCATTTCTGAATCGAGCGAAAAACTGGCCGAAGTAGAGGTAGTAGCTGAAGAACTTGCTGCGGAGCGTGTGGAAATGAGTACGGTGACTTTATCTGCTCAGGATATTAAAAATATTCCGGCTATGCTTGGTGAGGTTGATATTATAAAAGCTCTTCAACTTTTACCTGGAGTGCAGTCTGGTGGTGAAGGAACTACCGGCTTTTATGTACGCGGTGGTAGCCCCGATCAGAATTTGATTCTACTGGATGGCGTACCCGTATATAACGCTTCCCACCTTTTCGGCTTCTTTTCTGTTTTTAATGCTGACGCTATCAAAAATGTGAAACTCACCAAAGGTGGTTTTCCGGCAAGGCATGGAGGCCGATTAAGTTCAGTTTTAGAAATTGACCTTAAGGAAGGTAATATGAAAGAGTTTCACGGTGAAGGAAGCATTGGGCTTATTTCTTCAAAGCTTACACTAGAAGGTCCAATTGTAAAAGACAAAACCTCCTTTATGCTTTCTGGGAGAAGAACCTACTATGATATACTTACAGCTCCTATTATAAAAAGTCAAACAGATGGTGAAACTAAAGCTGGATATTACTTTTATGATGTAAATGCCAAAGTGAACCACATCTTTTCCCGCAAGGATAGATTATATATAAGCTATTATGGTGGTAATGATAAGTTCTATTCTGAAAGTAACTATGATGATGACTTTTTCTCAGGTAATGACTATGAATATAGCGATGAGCAACAACTCAAATGGGGAAACCATACCGGATCTATCCGTTGGAATCACCTTTTTAGCGACAAGCTATTTGGAAACTTAACAGCTACCTACACACAATATAAATTTAGTATTGGTTACAGCGACTACTCCAAAGAAACCACCCCTTCAGGGCAGGTAATGGAAGAAAGTAGCGCTTTCGAGTACTTCTCTTTTATTAGAGATTATGGTTTACGATATGATATGGATTACTCCATTTCAACTAAACATACATTGCGCTTTGGAGGAAATTATACCTATCACACCTTCAAACCTGGGGTCGCTCAGTTTGCTGAAGAACAAGCAAATACTAGCATAGACTCTGTTCTTAATCTTTCTAAACCTATTTATGCAAACGACATGTATGCTTATGTAGAGGATGATTGGCGAATAAGCAACCGCTGGAGAATGAATTACGGTCTTCATTACTCCTATTACTTTACAAATGAGGCCAACTACAGTAGCTTACAGCCCCGTGTTTCGGCTCGTTATTTAATTAATGATACTTGGTCATTAAAGGGTTCATTCGCTACCATGACTCAATACATTCACTTACTTTCTAATTCAGGTATCGGCTTACCTACCGACCTATGGGTTTCCTCTACGGATAAGGTAAAACCACAGCAATCACAGCAAATTGCCTTGGGAACCTCTAAAAACATAAGAGGTAAAATGTACGAGCTATCCTTTGAAACTTACTACAAAGCCATGCAAAACCTCATTGAATACAAAGAAGGTGCTAGCTT from Owenweeksia hongkongensis DSM 17368 encodes the following:
- a CDS encoding TonB-dependent receptor; the protein is MKNLIVALFFVTPFFSLAQKITISGYVEDGSSKERLIGVNVYLAGTQHGTTTNTYGFYSLTVPKGEYSIHASYIGYTGSSQSFILKKDTVIDFSISESSEKLAEVEVVAEELAAERVEMSTVTLSAQDIKNIPAMLGEVDIIKALQLLPGVQSGGEGTTGFYVRGGSPDQNLILLDGVPVYNASHLFGFFSVFNADAIKNVKLTKGGFPARHGGRLSSVLEIDLKEGNMKEFHGEGSIGLISSKLTLEGPIVKDKTSFMLSGRRTYYDILTAPIIKSQTDGETKAGYYFYDVNAKVNHIFSRKDRLYISYYGGNDKFYSESNYDDDFFSGNDYEYSDEQQLKWGNHTGSIRWNHLFSDKLFGNLTATYTQYKFSIGYSDYSKETTPSGQVMEESSAFEYFSFIRDYGLRYDMDYSISTKHTLRFGGNYTYHTFKPGVAQFAEEQANTSIDSVLNLSKPIYANDMYAYVEDDWRISNRWRMNYGLHYSYYFTNEANYSSLQPRVSARYLINDTWSLKGSFATMTQYIHLLSNSGIGLPTDLWVSSTDKVKPQQSQQIALGTSKNIRGKMYELSFETYYKAMQNLIEYKEGASFISTTDWENTVETDGTGEAYGFEFLVRKNQGKTTGWIGYTLAWTNRTFDNLNEGKTYPYKYDRRHDVSVVLNHKFNDKIDIGATWVYGSGNTFTAPIANFTLVNGSDDFFNTSTYTRYSDRNALRMPAYHRLDLGVNFRKKKKWGERIWNVSIYNVYNRKNPYYLYVSNEGGFNNDKVVKQVSLFPIIPSVSYIFSF